A window of Nostoc sp. PCC 7120 = FACHB-418 genomic DNA:
TACACCAATTGTTTTTCTGATTTTAGTGGCTGTGTTGGCGTTATTTCCAGAATTTACGGTTGTGCTGTCAGCACCAGTGGTTGTTGCAGGGTTCAATGCTTTATTTGGGATGAGCATTGCCATGCCAATCATTCAATCGCTACTTCGTCATGCACAAGCAGGTGGTTTTGGAGAGGAAACTGCTGAGGCTTGCAGAAATGCTTTAGGTGGATCTGCGCCTGCGTAAACATACGTCAGAAACTTAAGATTCCGTAATAATACTACCTAAATGCTTGAGAATTCTTAAAACTCCAGATAAATTGTTGAGATATTGCGATCGCGTAGCAAATAGATCAGAAGTCCCATACTGTTTACCCAAGGTTTTGACAAAAAAAAAGCTGCTGCCGTTGGTGATCATGCCATACAGGGGTTGTTCTGGGTTGGGGTGAACAGCCATATAAGCTAATGTTTGGGGAATTGCTAATTCTAAATCAAAGATCGTCTTTTTTGACTCAATGAGGACAATCCACAATCTACCTTGCAAAACTAAAACATCAATTCTTCCTCGTAAAATCTCCTGATTATCTCCCTGTGCTTCAATCTCAACGGATACCTCGGTTTGAAATCTGTAAGGTGCTTGATAAAAACCCGCAAGTTCCAGTAATGGAGACAGCACAACCATTTTGACAGTTTCTTCTAAAAGATTGCCGTATGATATTTGATAGAGATAATTTTGTCGAACTTGCTCTAATCTTGTTTGCTCTGTTTCACTTAATACAGGCAAATCAGCCATCCATTCAGTGAAAAATTGATGATCATTACTTAGTGTTAATCCTAGTTTCTCCTCAACTTGTCGAAGGGTAGTAATTTTTTCTGCAATAGCTATGCTTGTGGTCATGTTGAAACTTTCATTACTCGCTTAATTTCAGCATAGTGTACATGAACAAAGATGGTACTTCAATGTGGAGTGATCGCTCTCGAAATGGAGCGTGGAGGTCACACTCTATTTCGCTAAATCAGCTTTTGAATATCCCCACCAAGCATGACAGTAGTAAGCGTAGGCGACGGTGATACGTTACGAGTCCGCAATCAACAAGGGCAGCCAATTACCATTCGTCTAGGTTGCATTGACGCGCCAGAAATGAAATAAAATCCTTGGGGTCAGAAGTCTAGAACTCGCCTTGGGCAATTATTGCCAGTTGGTCAGTTAGTACAAGTTCGCTTAATCGAGCGTGATCAATACACAAGGCTGGTAGCCGAAGTGTTTATCAATAATCGCTCAATTAACCTCGTTATGGTGCAAGAGGGGCAGGCTGTGGTTTACAGGCAGTATCTTAAAGGATGCACCAACACTAAAGACCAATTTCTACAGGCTGAGGCTAATGCTAAACAACAGAAGTTGGGCTTTTGGAATCAATCGCAGCCGGTGATGCCTTGGGATTTTAGGCGAGGGAAGAAAAATACTGCGCCTACTACGGTGCGATCATCTCAAGTGCAACAGTGCGATAGCTCTTACCCAGACTTTTGCATTCCGCCCAATTCGCCAGATTTAGATTGCCGTGATGTTCCTTACCGCAGATTTAGAGTGAATCAGCCAGATCCGCATGGGTTTGATAGGGATAGGGATGGGGTTGGTTGTGAGGGATGACTATCGGTTTTCGTCAGTATTCTTTAAACCGAATGTTGCTTGCCACTTTTGCGGATGACGTGGTACTAAAATTCTTACATCGGGGTCTGGTAATCCAATATTCGCCTCTTTCAACGCAGCAACTATCGCCTGTCTTACAGCTGATGTCGTAGCTACAAAATCAGAACGCCGCGAATCTGTCCAAAAGCGGGTTTCAACTACAACGTCATCTTGTCCTAAATCTCGTATCCGCACAGAAACCCTCGGCTCATCAAGTACTGCTTGTGTTGCCTGGGCTGCCTTTTTTAATACAGTAACTACTTGTTGCAGGTCGCTATCGTAACCAATGAATAGTTCGACACTACTACGGCGGATAGGTGCAGCTGTGTTATTAATGATCCGAGAAGTAAACACTTCGGCATTGGGAATTAGTACCACGCGACCATCGTATGTACGAAGTTGGGTAGCGCGCAATTCTATACGCTCAACGTTTCCTTCGGTTTCGCCAACAACAATTTGATCACCCAATTCAAAAGGACGTAAGACAAGAATTAGCATACCGCTAATAAAGTTGGAAATGATATCCTTGAGGGCAAATCCCAAGGCAAGGCTAGTTAATCCTAATCCAGTAGCTACAGCCTGAGGATCAAAGCCAAAAGCATCGAGGGCAACTATCAAGCCGAGTGTCCAAACGGCGTAATATGCAACCTGCTTAATCAGGTTTTCAACGGTCAAATCTTCAACGATGTGGCGGAAGATAATTCGCATCAGCCAGCGTATGAATGTGGCTATTGCCCAGAAAAGACCAATTACTAACATAGCAGCGATCGCACGCGGAATAATTGTGATGGCAGATTCTATCAGTCGTCCGAAAGCAGTTTCTACCGATGCTTGTATCTCTGCTACAAATCGCCCCCAAGGTGAGAGGCGGCGTTGACTTGCCCTTTTGAGAGCAACATTAATTGCCTGTGACCATTGGATAGCTAACGTATCAACAGTTGTTAAATTGTCTTGAGCATCTGTTGTAGTTAGAGTAACAATTGGCACTCCAACATTAGTAATAACGCGTTCTTGCTTATCTTGAGAAGTTTCAATTTGAGGTGAAGAAATGGCTGTTGGATTTTCTAATAACCGATTCATGCGTCGTTCGATTTGTCTTGCTCGATCTGATGCACTGGTATTATCTATTGCACTTACTCGGAACAATGCTCGACCGTCTAGACGTACTGTTACTCGTTCGTCTTGCGCTCTCACCGAATTGGGCATAATTATCGGTGTGACAATTAAAATGCTAAGTAATAATACCCAAATGATCCTATTCCATGCTAATCTACTAAATCGAATTGTAGTTACTTTTTTAAATATGCACTTCACAGTTGTACTACCCTTACCAGCACCCCGGTTGCCATAAACCAAAAATTCCAATTTTGCTGACTAAATGTTCATAAATTATTGTTATTGCTTAAAAAATAAGCCTAAGAATTATATTTGTCTTCATACTTGAGAAACAAGTCATTACGGTTAAAAAACCAGCCTTTTAACTCTTGGCAAGATGACTTTAATATTGATTACTTAGTAAAGTGCCAAGATTCTAAAACTAGAATGCAGCGTCAGCAGTTCAAAAAGGAAGGCGTGATTGTGAAACTAGGACAATGAACAAATCACATTTATTGTATCTGCTCAAGAACATTTATCAAGATTTATTACCTGGGTTACAAATAGAAAGCGTCAATCCCCGCGATCCCATTAAAGTCAAATATCTTCCACAACCCTGGGGATTGCTGGGCAAAGGAAATTATGCCGCAGTTGTTGATCACCCTGACTATCCTAATTGTGTAGTGAAGATTTATGCTCCAGGACGACCAGGATTTGAAGAGGAAGTAGAAGTCTACCGTCGTCTAGGTTCTCATCCAGCATTTTCAGAGTGTTTGTATGCCGCAGATGGTTTTCTAGTATTGAAACGGCTTGATGGAACAACGCTTTACGATTGTATGCACTTGGGTTTACCAATTCCTCAGCAGGTAATACAGGACATTGATGAAGCTTTGGACTATGCTAGAAGTCGCGGACTCCACCCTCATGATGTCCACGGTCGTAATGTCATGATGCACCAGGGTAGAGGATTGGTTGTAGACATTTCAGATTTTCTACATCAAGAAACCTGTTCAAAGTGGGATGACTTAAAAAAGGCTTATTACTGGTTATATCGTCCCGTGTTGCGCCCACTTCGATTGCGTGTGCCAAATTCTGCTTTAAATACGCTCCGCAAAAGTTATCGTCTGGCAACTTCACTCAAAACTTTCTGTTGTCAATTAGTTTTAAAATTGTCTTATTTTAAATATTTAAAATAGTAGTTATTTTTTAAACTCTGTTTTAATAAATGATTATCTTCAGATAATGCCCGTGTGTTAACTATTAGACAATGAAACCTCTGTATTAGTTTTTGAATTTTTTAGAGAATAGGAAAATGAAGAAGTTCACCAGTTTGATGATTGTCGGGGCAGTATTGTCCATGAGTGCGCCGGCATTGGCTGAGAGCCGTGCAGTTAATGTCAGTATTGGCAGTATTGGTGGTGCATTAGATAATGCTGCTTTGCGAACAGTTCGCCACGTTATCGGGTTTGCGGTTGGCACTGGCACTGTCGATAAATTCATAGTCTATAGTCCCAGGAATGGTTCCCCTATTCCCATCGAAGGAGGTTTGTCGGCTTGTGCTGAAGCTGGCTTCGGTATAACTGATGTCAAATTTAAAGCTTTTGTTCAGCAGTTGCGCTCAATTACACCCCGCTCAGGAACTTTCTTAAATGTAGAACTTGCTGCAAGCTGTAGGCTCAACTAAAAATTTGGGT
This region includes:
- a CDS encoding serine/threonine protein kinase, which codes for MNKSHLLYLLKNIYQDLLPGLQIESVNPRDPIKVKYLPQPWGLLGKGNYAAVVDHPDYPNCVVKIYAPGRPGFEEEVEVYRRLGSHPAFSECLYAADGFLVLKRLDGTTLYDCMHLGLPIPQQVIQDIDEALDYARSRGLHPHDVHGRNVMMHQGRGLVVDISDFLHQETCSKWDDLKKAYYWLYRPVLRPLRLRVPNSALNTLRKSYRLATSLKTFCCQLVLKLSYFKYLK
- a CDS encoding mechanosensitive ion channel family protein, with amino-acid sequence MPNSVRAQDERVTVRLDGRALFRVSAIDNTSASDRARQIERRMNRLLENPTAISSPQIETSQDKQERVITNVGVPIVTLTTTDAQDNLTTVDTLAIQWSQAINVALKRASQRRLSPWGRFVAEIQASVETAFGRLIESAITIIPRAIAAMLVIGLFWAIATFIRWLMRIIFRHIVEDLTVENLIKQVAYYAVWTLGLIVALDAFGFDPQAVATGLGLTSLALGFALKDIISNFISGMLILVLRPFELGDQIVVGETEGNVERIELRATQLRTYDGRVVLIPNAEVFTSRIINNTAAPIRRSSVELFIGYDSDLQQVVTVLKKAAQATQAVLDEPRVSVRIRDLGQDDVVVETRFWTDSRRSDFVATTSAVRQAIVAALKEANIGLPDPDVRILVPRHPQKWQATFGLKNTDENR
- a CDS encoding thermonuclease family protein produces the protein MPVGQLVQVRLIERDQYTRLVAEVFINNRSINLVMVQEGQAVVYRQYLKGCTNTKDQFLQAEANAKQQKLGFWNQSQPVMPWDFRRGKKNTAPTTVRSSQVQQCDSSYPDFCIPPNSPDLDCRDVPYRRFRVNQPDPHGFDRDRDGVGCEG
- a CDS encoding thermonuclease family protein — encoded protein: MTVVSVGDGDTLRVRNQQGQPITIRLGCIDAPEMK
- a CDS encoding type I restriction enzyme HsdR N-terminal domain-containing protein, whose translation is MTTSIAIAEKITTLRQVEEKLGLTLSNDHQFFTEWMADLPVLSETEQTRLEQVRQNYLYQISYGNLLEETVKMVVLSPLLELAGFYQAPYRFQTEVSVEIEAQGDNQEILRGRIDVLVLQGRLWIVLIESKKTIFDLELAIPQTLAYMAVHPNPEQPLYGMITNGSSFFFVKTLGKQYGTSDLFATRSQYLNNLSGVLRILKHLGSIITES